In Pyrus communis chromosome 1, drPyrComm1.1, whole genome shotgun sequence, the following are encoded in one genomic region:
- the LOC137729096 gene encoding aldehyde oxidase GLOX1-like — protein sequence MSIFLKPLPLLSLFFFAYYLTNPNVFGNSRVLETPLIVIYNGGGEENGANKYDEGEYRGGWELVSENSGVSAMHMTIMPNSNKAIMFDAAGFGPSEISLPPGDCRRVFDERDETGEYYELDCWAHAVEFDTETATTRPLKILTDTWCSSGGLSANGTLVQTGGWADGGRSVRYLSGCNTCDWEEHPMSLSTSRWFSTQHILPNGNFILVGGRRMFNYEYIPKGGDSNDVYFPLPFLQETTDPFENNLYPFVFLSTDGNILIFANKRSILLNLTTNKIVRELPVLDGGSRNYPASGTAALLPINLSDPNPKAIRAEIIICGGADPRAGKLVEKGIFVTALQDCGRIDITDPKSTWQKEMMPTPRTMGDLLILPTGDILIANGAKKGIAGWNFAQDPNPTPLLYRPDNPTTQRFTELKATTIPRMYGSTSMLLPDGKILVAGSNTNYYYNFTGVKYPTELRVEKFYPPYFDPLLISDRPVIASDYKGKMVKYRAYIVVEFKLKKAEVDQSDLKVTMYSPPFTTHGFSMGQRLLVLAIKKLENVESEFFRVEVAAPPSAEIAPPGFYLIFVVHNGVPSSGIWVQIA from the exons ATGTCCATCTTTCTCAAACCCCTCCctcttctctccctcttcttcttcgccTACTATCTCACAAACCCTAATGTGTTTGGAAACTCTAGGGTTCTTGAAACCCCACTCATAGTTATATACAATGGAGGTGGTGAAGAAAATGGGGCCAACAAGTATGATGAGGGAGAGTATAGAGGTGGGTGGGAATTGGTTTCTGAGAATTCAGGTGTATCGGCCATGCACATGACCATCATGCCTAATAGTAACAAGGCCATTATGTTTGACGCTGCCGGTTTCGGTCCATCGGAGATCTCATTGCCTCCTGGAGACTGTCGTCGGGTTTTCGATGAGAGGGATGAAACTGGAGAATACTATGAATTGGATTGCTGGGCTCATGCTGTGGAATTTGACACTGAGACTGCAACTACTAGGCCGCTTAAG ATCTTGACAGACACATGGTGCTCATCTGGTGGATTATCAGCTAATGGCACCCTTGTGCAAACTGGTGGATGGGCTGATGGAGGGAGGTCCGTGAGATACCTCTCTGGATGCAATACCTGTGACTGGGAGGAGCACCCCATGTCACTTTCTACCTCAAGATG GTTCTCTACCCAACATATATTGCCAAATGGCAATTTCATATTGGTCGGAGGCCGGCGCATGTTCAATTACGAGTACATCCCTAAGGGGGGAGATTCTAATGATGTTTACTTTCCATTACCATTTCTCCAAGAGACCACTGACCCGTTTGAGAATAATCTCTACCCGTTTGTTTTCCTTTCCACGGATGGCAACATTCTAATCTTCGCGAATAAGCGTTCAATTCTACTCAATCTGACCACCAACAAGATTGTCCGGGAGCTTCCTGTCCTTGACGGTGGGTCTCGAAACTACCCTGCATCCGGCACGGCGGCATTGCTACCCATAAATCTCAGTGATCCGAACCCGAAAGCAATCCGGGCCGAAATCATAATATGTGGTGGAGCGGATCCTAGAGCTGGAAAGTTAGTTGAGAAGGGTATTTTCGTAACTGCATTGCAAGATTGTGGAAGGATTGACATAACGGACCCAAAATCCACATGGCAGAAAGAGATGATGCCAACACCAAGGACTATGGGAGATCTGCTGATCCTTCCCACAGGTGATATCCTTATAGCCAATGGGGCCAAAAAGGGAATAGCTGGGTGGAACTTCGCACAGGATCCGAACCCGACCCCATTACTTTATAGACCCGACAACCCAACAACCCAACGGTTCACAGAGCTAAAGGCGACAACCATACCGCGAATGTATGGTTCAACCTCTATGCTATTGCCAGATGGCAAAATATTAGTGGCTGGGAGCAACACAAATTATTACTACAATTTCACAGGCGTAAAGTATCCGACAGAACTTCGGGTCGAGAAATTTTACCCACCATACTTCGACCCTTTACTCATCTCGGACCGACCCGTGATAGCATCCGATTACAAGGGCAAAATGGTAAAATACAGAGCATATATTGTGGTGGAGTTCAAGTTGAAGAAAGCTGAGGTGGACCAATCAGATTTGAAGGTGACCATGTACTCGCCACCTTTCACAACCCATGGTTTTTCCATGGGCCAAAGGCTTTTGGTATTGGCCATAAAGAAGTTGGAAAATGTGGAATCGGAATTTTTTCGGGTGGAGGTTGCCGCGCCGCCATCGGCGGAGATTGCTCCACCGGGTTTTTATTTGATCTTTGTTGTGCACAATGGAGTTCCGAGTTCTGGGATATGGGTGCAAATTGCATAG